actcagccactgtgcaatcaattgttgccactgttcccaaagacagccactgtgccaatcacatgcagccactgtgccaatcacacgcagccactgtgccaacacacgcagccactgtgccaatcacatgcagccactgtgcccatcaaacgcagccactgtgccaatcacacgcagccactgtgccaataacacgcagccactgtgccaatcacacgcagccactgtgccaataacacgcagccactctgcccatcaaacgcagccactgtgccaatcacacgcagccactgtgccatcacatgcagccactgtgccaacacacgcagtcactgtgccatcaattgttgccactgtgcccatcacacgcagccactgtgccatcaattgtcgccactgtgcccatcaaacgcaaccactgtgccatcacacgcagccactgtgccatcacatgcagccactgtttaatcaattgttattgattaaacagtggctgcctgtccccagcctctgtccccctcctgtgccatgtccccagcctctgtcatgtccccagcctctgtccccctcctgtgtcatgtccccagcctctgtccccctcctgtggcatgtccccagcctctgtccccctcctgtgtcatgtccccagcctctgtccccctcctgtgtcatgtccccagcctctgtccccctcctgtgccatgtccccagcctctgtccccctcctgtgccatgtccccagcctctgtccccctcctgtgccatgtccccagcctctgtccccctcctgtgtcatgtccccagcctctttccccctcctgtgtcatgtccccagcctctgtccccctcctgtgccatgtccccagcctctgtccccctcctgtgccatgtccccagcctctgtccccctcctgtgtcatgtccccagcctctttccccctcctgtgtcatgtccccagcctctgtcccccagttttccaacaatgatatttactgttttttataaagaaatacaattgattttatgcagtattgagtttagccttttggcccggccctccaaaatatttttagtttctcatgtggccccatcgaaaaaataattgcccacccctgctctagaacgtATCAAAAACGCATTGAACCGCACTGCAATGCATTAAAAAGGCACTGAAACACAAtgaaacacatcaaaaacacactggaccctagtacagtgagaaaaaaaaacaggagaaaagaagaaaaaaagcatttgGAATGCATCCAGAAACGCACGAAAAACGCACACCGGAACGCATTAAAAACATGCATACAGAAACGTATCTATAACAgatctggagtgcgtttttgtggtgtgaactgggaATTAACACGTTTTTGGTGAGTTCCgttgcatttttgatgtgtttccgaatgcattccagatgctgttttttttttttgttttttttttactgtacacggtgcatttttgatgcgtttttgatgcgttcctgTGCAtccaagcactggtgtgaattatgccattggaaaccatataacctactatccatgcgtttttgatgaagaaaagaaaatgcacaggactgcatgtggtgtgaactggccagagcatgctgcatttttcctgcactgaacTGTACTGGAACGCATCAAGAACGCACCGGACCCTGGTacattggaagaaaaaaaaaacctataaaaaacgcacatgcagaaATGCATTCGAAACTgatctggagtgcgtttttgtggtgtgaactgcttccattcacaccttagcgatTTACAGCACATTGCGGGATGCTTCTGCGATGCCATTACTCCTTAATAGCGCCCCAATTGCGGTGCGATTTTGCCGGAAATAAATCACACTGCAATCGCGGCAGATCGTAACTCGCGACAAAGAGGAGCTTTTTTTTTGAAGTATCAAACGTTGCGATTTGCCACGATTACAGATCGGTTTATCGTGTGACAATCCCGACAAAAATCGCACAATTGGGTGCCCTTAAAAAGTAATGGCATCACACAAGCGCCCTTGCGATTTGCCACGATTTTGAATCGTGGGCAGAATTGCGGCAGTTCTATCTGAAATTCggatcgctcaggtgtgaacggagccttaggCAACGCGTGACGCTGTCCCTCGtaagaagctcctgctccttttcAAAGGACAAGTGCCGCACGTTGCAATTTTCCACAATTCATCGCGCCAAAATCGCATTGCGATTAGGAGGCCATTAAGAAGTAAGGGCATCACACAAGCTTCCCGCGATTTCACCTGCAATTCGGATCGCTCAGGTgggaatggagcctaaggctcggttcacatctatgcatgttgcttaagagcatttctgcagtgctttttgcatttttttaccgcaattttgccaCAAATTTTTGTGCTTTTTTCTGTGGgcaaatttgttgttgggcagattaaaaaatgcaaaacccaGACCatggcgaaatcgcggtaaaaaacgcagtCCACGCTTTTCTGCAGCGTCTCCATTGAGGTCTATTAAACCAAAAACGCACCTGAAAAAAAgttcctgaccctttccaaaaacgcagaggcacaaaaatacattaaaagtggagttccgccaatttttttttttttttttttaaagtcagcagctacaaatactgcagctgctgacttttaaaataaggacacttacctgtcctggacgcccacgatgtcggccccTGAAGCCGCtctatcgctcggctctcgggtTCTGCCgacgccatcttcggtaagggaatcaggaattgAATCcataaggcttcacttcctggttccctactgctcatgtGCGACTCGCGCTGCGctatctcactggtccctgctgtcttctgggacccatgtgtctcccagaagacagcaggggggggagaGAATGCGCTaaaagtggcgtagatacccgtgGTTGGCttgggtatctatgcccggaagtaggagcaaaatacctgtattatatagGTATCTGCTCCACGCACTGGGATGCACCCAAATGCACATGTCCTCAGGTGAAggaaagtaaaagaggggaaaatGCATTGGaaaacatcaaaaacgcactgagATGCACCCAAACGCACATGTCCCCAggtgaaggagaaaaaagagTGGAAAATGCATTGGaaaacatcaaaaacgcactgagATGCACCCAAACGCACATGTCCCCAGGTGAAgggaaaaaagaggggaaaatgcATTGGAAAACATGAAAAACGCACTGGGATGCACCCAAACGCACATGTCCCCAGGTGAaggaaaaaagaggggaaaatgcATTGGAAAACATGAAAAACGCACTGGGATGCACCCAAACGCACATGTCCCCAGGTGAaggaaaaaagaggggaaaatgcATTGGAAAACATGAAAAACGCACTGAGATGCACCcaaacacacatgtccccaggtgaaggaaaaaagaggggaaaatgcATTGGAAAACATCAGAAACGCACTGGGATGCACCcaaacacacatgtccccagGTGAAggaaagtaaaagaggggaaaatGCATTGGAAAACATCAGAAACGCACTGGGATGCACCCAAACGCACATGTCCCCAGGTAaaggaaaacagaggggaaaatgcATTGGAAAACATGAAAAACGCACTGGGATGCACCCAAACGCACATGTCCCCAGGTGAaggaaaaaagaggggaaaatgcATTGGAAAACATCAGAAACGCACTGGGATGCACCCAAACGCACATGTCCCCAGGTGAAGGAAAAAAGTGGGGAAAATGCATTGGAAAACATTAAAAACACACTGCGATGCACCCAAACGCACATGTCCCCAGGTGAAGGAAAGTAAAAGAGGGAAAAATGCATTggaacacatcaaaaacgcactgagATGCACCCAAACGCACATGTCCCCAGGTGAaggaaaaaagaggggaaaatgcATTGGAAAACATCAGAAACGCACTGAGATGCACCCAAACGCACATGTCCCCAGGTGAAGGAAAGTAAAAGAGGGGGAAATGCATTGGAAAACATGAAAAACGCACTGGGATGCACCCAAACGCACATGTCCCCAGGTGAAGGAAAGTAAAAGAGGGAAAAATGCATTGGaaaacatcaaaaacgcactgggaTGCACCCAAATGCACATGTCCCCACGTgaaggaaaaaaagaggggggaaatgCATTGGAAAACATCAAAATTACACTGGGATGCACCCAAACGCACATGTCACGAGGTGAAggaaagtaaaagaggggaaaatGCATTGGAAAACATCAAAAACGCATTGAGATGCACCCAAACGCACATGTCCCCAGGTGAAggaaagtaaaagaggggaaaatGCATTGGAAAACATGAAAAACGCACTGAGATGCACCCAAACGCACATGTCCCCAggtgaaggaaagaaaaagaggggaaaatgcATTGGAAAACATGAAAAAGGAATGGAGCTTTTATCGGACATATCCCTTGATGTTTGAATTCTCGTAATCTGTGGCTCAGAGGCAGGACGTGTATAATGAGCCGGCATTAGGGATCTTATCAGCTTGGGAACTACATCCCCCAGAATTCCAGAGCAGGATAAGATCAGGCTGCCTCCCGTGGGGCTGAGGTCATCCTCCTGTTGGGTTGCCTCTGATAGAGAAAAGTGCTGCAGCTTAGTGTGTTGTGTTATCTGAGTGCTTGTGTCAGCCAGTGTAggcatctccccctcctcctcctcctcctcctcctcctcctccgtctcCTCTGTCCACAGCATCATTCCCAGACCCCGCCCCATCCTCAGCCTCTGTTTTCCCCTGTCATTCTCCCACAGACAGCGGCGGCCGCAGAGCAATGAATGAGCATCCACAGCCCCAGAAGAGACTAGGCGTTTCCAGCTGCCTCTCATGAACATCAAAAGAGGATTAGCCACCCCAATCTGCAGCTGACACCATCGCGCCAGGACATCGCCTCGAAGGCTGGAAGCAGCTTCATCCTGACACCTGAAATCCGCATCTGGAGGAACGATGCTCCAATGGATGCTCTGCTGTTGACGGAGAGATGCTACCAAGGGATTACTGAAGGCGTGGGATCCAGCTGTGGAGGGAGAGGGTGAGGAAGGAACGTATTGCGGATAGACGGGTGAATGTCAGCGTCTGAGGGTACCGCTCTGCGTTCCTAGGTGCCCTCCTCGGAAATAAACAAGATCACAACAGAGGAGACGCAGAAGGGGAGGGGAGCAAGATGTGCAGTAAAACCAAGAGCAGCGAAGCCCTGAAGGTGGTGGTAAGATGCCGCCCAATCAGCAGGAAAGAAGAGGCGGCTGGCTACGACAGGATAGTGGCTATGGATGTCAAACTGGGGCAGGTGACCATTCGGAGTCCGAGGGCGAACCCCGGGGAACTGCCAAAGACGTTTACTTTTGATGCCGTGTACGATGCCAATTCCAAGCAGACGGACTTATACGATGAGACGGTCAGGCCCCTCATCGATTCCGTCTTGCAAGGGTTCAACGGCACCATATTCGCCTACGGACAGACCGGCACCGGCAAGACCTACACCATGCAGGGTTGCTGGGCCGAGTCAGATAAAAAAGGGGTGATCCCGAATTCTTTTGACCACATTTTCACCCATATCTCCCGATCCCAAAACCAGCAATACTTGGTGAGGGCGTCTTACCTGGAGATCTATCAGGAGGAAATCCGAGACCTCTTATGTAAAGACCAGAACAAGAAGTTAGAACTCAAGGAGAATCCCGAAAGCGGAGTATATATTAAGGACCTGTCTTCCTTTGTGACCAAGAACGTGAAGGAGATCGAACACGTTATGAATTTAGGTAACCAGGCTCGGTCAGTGGCCTCCACAAACATGAATGAGCACAGTTCCAGGTCCCACACCATCTTTGTTATCACTATAGAGTGCAGCGAACTGGGTGTGGATGGGCAGGAACACATCCGAGTTGGGAAACTCAACCTGGTGGACTTGGCTGGTAGCGAAAGACAAAGCAAAACAGGAATGAATGGAGATAGGCCCAAGGAAGCTTCAAaaatcaacctttctctatcagCCTTGGGTAACGTTATATCAGCGCTGGTGGATGGGCGCAGCACCCACATTCCTTATAGAGACTCCAAACTAACCCGTCTTTTACAAGACTCTCTAGGTGGCAATGCTAAAACCATCATGGTGGCCACCTTGGGCCCAGTCTCCCACCACTACGACGAAACCTTGTCCACTCTCAGGTTTGCCAACAGGGCTAAGAACATCAAGAACAAGCCAAAAATTAATGAGGACCCCAAGGACACTCTGCTGAGGGAATTCCAAGAAGAGATCGCCAGGCTGAAGGCCCAGCTTGAAAAAAGGGGGATGCTTAGTAAAAAGCGCCGGCGGAACAGTCGCAGGAAAAAGTCGGTGGATGGGGAGACTAATCCGGATACGGAGGCCGAGGAGGAGAATGACGACAACCTCATAGAGAAGAATGTAGGGAGCTACTTGAAGGAACAAGAGAGGTTGCAGCAGGAGAAAGCCGCTATCCAGGAGGACCACAGCTTGTTGGAGGAAGAAAAGATGAAGCTGATTGAAGAGAAGGAGAAGATGATGGAAGATTTAACAAAGGAGCAGAAAGCAACAGAGATGCTGGCGGTGAAATTCAAGGTAGATCTTTTTCAATATAGACACAATTAATACTTCATTATACAATGTATTTGTGTGGCAAGGTGATAGTTGTGCTAAGAAATGATAAGTCCACCATGGCTGAGATAAGccaatatacaaagaaaaagagccgctgctctaggtgtatgatgataacctgaggtggaatgtctcgtagagtgccagccccggcccgcctctgtgggaaacttgtaagaaaagaaatggctgcacatccaggaattccaattgccttttattgttcaaagggataacaccaaagacaccaacacaaggtcatgtagacacgtttcacacatacatcttgtgcttaatcatgattaagcacaagatgtatgtgtgaccttgtgttggtgtctttggtgttatcactttgaacaataaaaggcaattggAATTCCTGGATggacagccatttcttttcttacatggACTTATCTCTCAGCCATGGTGGGACAATAAGTCCCACCATGGCTGAGAGACGATAAGTCCCACCATGGCTGAGAGACGATAAGTCCCACCATGGCTGAGAGACGATAAGTCCCACCATGGCTGAGAGACGATAAGTCCAGCATGGCTGAGAGACGATAAGTCCACCATGGCTGAGAAATAAGTCCCACCATGGCTAAGAGACGATAAGTCCACCATGGCTAAGAGACGATAAGTCCACCATGGCTAAGAGACGATAAGTCCCACCATGGCTGAGATAAGATAAGTCCACCATGGCTGAGAAATAAGTCCCACCATGGCTAAGAGACGATAAGTCCCACCATGGCTGAGAGACGATAAGTCCACCATGGCTGAGAGACGATAAGTCCACCATGGCTGAGAAATAAGTCCCACCATGGCTAAGAGACGATAAGTCCCACCATGGCTGAGAGATAAGTCCCACCATGTCTGAGAGACGATAAGTCCCACCATGGCTGAGAGACGATAAGTCCACCATGGCTGAGAAATAAGTCCCACCATGGCTAAGAGACGATAAGTCCCACCAtggctgaggccgcgtacacacgaccgagaaactcgacgggcgaaacacatcgttttcccccgtcgagttccttgtttggctgtcaaaaaacttgtcgagccaaatgttcccattgcccaacgaggaaatagagaacatgctctctttttggctcgacgagtttcccgacgggtttctcggcgaaaagtgtacacacgaccggttttctcggcagaatacgtctccatcgagtttcttgctgaattctgccgagaaaaccggtcgtgtgtacggggcctaagagacgaTAAGTCCCACCATGGCTGAGAGACGATAAGTCCCACCATGGCTGAGACGATAAGTCCCACCATGGTTGAGAGACGATAAGTCCCACCATGGCTGAGATAAGATAAGTCCACCATGGCTGAGAGATAAGTTTCACCATGGCTGAGAGATAAGTTTCACCATGGCTGAGATACGATAAGTCCCACCATGGTTTTAGGCCTTGCCTATACAGTAGAAAGATCAGACTGTAAAGAAAGCCATTACAAAGTACAGTGGAatctcggtttacgagtaacgcagttcacaagcgttttgaaagacgagcaactttattttttcaattctaaatcggtttgcaagtgttgtcttgtAAAATGAGtataattcaagctaatggggtgtgcagtaccgcatttggcctgatgtGTGGGGGCGCTGGAGCCGATCGGAGCCGTTCGAATATACTCTGttcccgaggtcagccgagctgtcctctgacCTTTCCGATTGCTCTCcgggggcacccccccccccacctctggccacatgcggtattgcatgccattgaagtcaatgtgtttccattgacttctatggggaaactcgcgtCGATATATGCAAattctttggattacgagaattctcctggaacggattatgctctgaATCCAAGGTTCCGCTGTATCCGGAAACCTACAAGCAAGCCTCAAAATAGCTTTGTTCAAGCCTTCAAAGCaaacttaaaaaatgtaatttattgccaCTTATTAGTCCTTAGATACGGTGGCTGCTTTAGGGTTGATAGGCTTTGGTTCACATTAGACGGGATTTGCATTTCTATACAATTCTGTGGAAATGCAAAACCTGCGATCAGAAAGAGGTCAACGTCACCTTTTTTGCACCTGTCAATGAATTCTGAAAGATCTTAGAAGCATCTCAAGCTGATGTCAAACCAATACCATCGATAAAAGCCCATAGATGCAGGCCCCTAAAGTGGTAGTAGAGTCCACTTTTTAACTTGGACCTacgggtaagcttataataaggctttacctgtaggtacagcaaacatctcctaaacagtgcaagtttaggagatatttgctgtaccttggattacgagcataatccgttccaggagaatgcttgtaatccaaagcactcacatcaaagcgagtttccccatagaagtcaatggaaactaaaataatttgttccacattgacttctatggcatgcaataccgcatgtgaccagaggtggggggggggcgccggagagcctcggaaatactcagaaaggcctggggacagcttggctgaactctgaaaaccttggaaaggctcgggaacggagtatttcaaAGTATTTCCGAACGGTTTAAATCGGCTccgctggccaaatgcggtactgcatgccccattagcttgaattctgctcgttttgtgagacaacactcacaaaccgagtcagaatttttttttaaaagttactCATTATTCAAAAtgctcattaaagcggaggtccacctaaaaaaaaaacagcagctacaaatactgcagctgctgacttttaataaatggacacttacctgtcccgcgatgtcggcagccaaagccgagcaatcgctcgtctctcagctgcccccgccgccatcctcggtgagggaatcactgggcagttccctactgcgcatgcgcgagtcttgcggcacgtcctcactggttcccggtgtctcctgggaccagtgtgcttcccagaagacagcgaggggacGGGAAGGGGCTTGACTCCTGCAGGAGTTTATTCTCGGAAgtgagtgcaaatacctgtattatacgggtatctgcaccccccccctccccctgaaaggtggctaATGGAGGGGGGTTACGAAAAGCGGagcttcactttttgtgtggacctccgctttaaccgcataactcgtaatccgaggttccactgtatatagattattatacaggtaagccttatatgACATCACCTTCAGAGCTCTGAGCTccacatgcatgggagtgacgtcatcacggcgcccccaaacccggaaggaagaccaggtgaagatgggcACCGGGGAGCCGTCACAATGCTGCGGGGCTctgtgtgcagtttactacccctttaacaTTCGTTTTTTCAGACATTTTTCCCCTAGATTTCCACCTGGTGATCCCGCCAAGAACACACTTCCTCTCCTAGGGTGATTGGAAAGGAAGtgttttaggccgggttcacacctatgcaaattgaatgcgtgTTTccacgcattcaattcgcatagcaggagaatgtgactggctctctatggagccggttcacatatctccccaGCGGATCCggtgcggtgtgccggaaaaacgcgtgccttttttggtgcgtttcaggtttgATTTTAGCCCAAAATTCCGGCTGAAATCGGacgtgaaccagcacgcaccgcaTGCGGAGACAGTTTGAACCCGGCCTTAAGTCTCATTCAGACCAGCAGCCAGGGAGTGGTAAAAGCAGGCAGCCGTGGTTTTTACTGCCCCCTGACCACCCACCTAAACAAAGAATTGCAGCCGTTTAGGGCTGTACACCGGCATTGTCCCATTaacgttaaaggggtggttcaccctaaaaactacttttttttattacacttgccccccacattacaatacgattaagcctattatcttttttttgatgctgtacatacctttgtacagcatattcacccgtggcttcggggttgcgcgtcccgcgggagtgggcgttcctaacatgtctgtgattgacgttttgaccaaaaacgagctcccccccgtcgcgtaagccgtgtCACGGTtgtcgaaaggagccgaacggcgagtcggcgctatactgcgcatgcgcaccgccgttcggctcctttcgccaatcgtgacgcggcttacgcgacggggggagctcgtttttggtcaaaacgtcaatcacagacatgttaggaacgcccactcccgtgggactcgcaaccccgaagccacgggtgaatatgctgtacaaaggtatgtacagcatcaaaaaaaaaataagagccttaatcgtattgtaatgtggggggccagtgtaataataaaaagtagtttttagggtgaaccacccctttaataggTCACATTCAGCGGCAGTACAGCCCCCCCCAAATGCAAAGGGCTTTCATTTTTGCCATAACCATAAGGCAAAGCATTGTCGCTGCAGCAAAAAATGTAATCCCCGCTGCATTTGGCGAGCATTACTGCCGCTGAGTGTGACCCATTAAAGTTAATGGGGCCGTGCCGCAACACTCTGCAGCAACGTGCATTGTGGCATAAATAGGCTCAAAAAAGCAGCGAGGAGGTGACTTATcacctgacctgacccactgtcGATTG
The sequence above is drawn from the Rana temporaria chromosome 4, aRanTem1.1, whole genome shotgun sequence genome and encodes:
- the KIF3C gene encoding kinesin-like protein KIF3C isoform X1 — translated: MCSKTKSSEALKVVVRCRPISRKEEAAGYDRIVAMDVKLGQVTIRSPRANPGELPKTFTFDAVYDANSKQTDLYDETVRPLIDSVLQGFNGTIFAYGQTGTGKTYTMQGCWAESDKKGVIPNSFDHIFTHISRSQNQQYLVRASYLEIYQEEIRDLLCKDQNKKLELKENPESGVYIKDLSSFVTKNVKEIEHVMNLGNQARSVASTNMNEHSSRSHTIFVITIECSELGVDGQEHIRVGKLNLVDLAGSERQSKTGMNGDRPKEASKINLSLSALGNVISALVDGRSTHIPYRDSKLTRLLQDSLGGNAKTIMVATLGPVSHHYDETLSTLRFANRAKNIKNKPKINEDPKDTLLREFQEEIARLKAQLEKRGMLSKKRRRNSRRKKSVDGETNPDTEAEEENDDNLIEKNVGSYLKEQERLQQEKAAIQEDHSLLEEEKMKLIEEKEKMMEDLTKEQKATEMLAVKFKTQAMESKLLVGGKNIIDHTNEQQKMLEIKRQEIAEQKRREREILQQMMLRDEETVELRGTYTSLQQEVEMKTKKLKKLYAKLQAVKGEIQDQHDEYVRVRQDLEQAQNEQTRELKYKYLIIENFIPPEEKNKIMNRLLYDAEEDQWKFQPLVLPGNAGGSTMKRRPSSAVGYKRPISQYARVAMVMGYHPRYRAENIMFLELDLTPPTVFEMDFSKERAEQDPRALHLERLTRLDSLLERPAAVRVRKSRSWCQQPKALPSSTTHISLSSSSQRRQLSPTHE
- the KIF3C gene encoding kinesin-like protein KIF3C isoform X2, producing MCSKTKSSEALKVVVRCRPISRKEEAAGYDRIVAMDVKLGQVTIRSPRANPGELPKTFTFDAVYDANSKQTDLYDETVRPLIDSVLQGFNGTIFAYGQTGTGKTYTMQGCWAESDKKGVIPNSFDHIFTHISRSQNQQYLVRASYLEIYQEEIRDLLCKDQNKKLELKENPESGVYIKDLSSFVTKNVKEIEHVMNLGNQARSVASTNMNEHSSRSHTIFVITIECSELGVDGQEHIRVGKLNLVDLAGSERQSKTGMNGDRPKEASKINLSLSALGNVISALVDGRSTHIPYRDSKLTRLLQDSLGGNAKTIMVATLGPVSHHYDETLSTLRFANRAKNIKNKPKINEDPKDTLLREFQEEIARLKAQLEKRGMLSKKRRRNSRRKKSVDGETNPDTEAEEENDDNLIEKNVGSYLKEQERLQQEKAAIQEDHSLLEEEKMKLIEEKEKMMEDLTKEQKATEMLAVKFKAMESKLLVGGKNIIDHTNEQQKMLEIKRQEIAEQKRREREILQQMMLRDEETVELRGTYTSLQQEVEMKTKKLKKLYAKLQAVKGEIQDQHDEYVRVRQDLEQAQNEQTRELKYKYLIIENFIPPEEKNKIMNRLLYDAEEDQWKFQPLVLPGNAGGSTMKRRPSSAVGYKRPISQYARVAMVMGYHPRYRAENIMFLELDLTPPTVFEMDFSKERAEQDPRALHLERLTRLDSLLERPAAVRVRKSRSWCQQPKALPSSTTHISLSSSSQRRQLSPTHE